From Bdellovibrio bacteriovorus, a single genomic window includes:
- a CDS encoding ABC transporter substrate-binding protein: MKSWLLSFAFLLVSPAFAQTPTSVTLALNWKAEPEFGGFYAAALQGIYKKHGLDVKILEGGSGTPTVQMLANGKVEFAIVSADEVILSQDRNSKNKVKGLFAVYQTSPYIVMSHAEKNYKNLKDVFMSEGILSMQSGLPYYQYLVKKFGKPKVKVVPYAGGVSNFLNDKNFSQQGFITTEPLSAEKAGAKVKTFLIAEEGFNPYLVVIGATEETLSKKPELVKKFVAASREGWIAYLKDPKETNKHMATLNKAFDLQTFNKAAEVQKPLIETKETLGSMSSTRWSTLVQQLKDLKLIKSSPKAEDLYTNY, translated from the coding sequence ATGAAATCTTGGCTTTTAAGTTTCGCTTTTCTTTTAGTCTCCCCGGCTTTTGCTCAAACACCGACGTCAGTCACACTGGCGTTGAATTGGAAAGCAGAACCAGAATTCGGTGGATTTTATGCGGCCGCCCTTCAAGGGATTTACAAAAAGCATGGTTTAGATGTGAAAATCTTAGAAGGTGGATCTGGCACGCCCACAGTACAAATGCTTGCAAACGGCAAAGTGGAATTCGCTATTGTCAGTGCTGATGAAGTGATTCTTTCTCAAGATCGCAATTCGAAAAACAAAGTCAAAGGTCTGTTTGCTGTCTATCAAACATCACCTTACATCGTGATGAGCCACGCGGAAAAAAATTATAAAAACCTGAAAGATGTTTTTATGAGTGAAGGCATTCTTTCGATGCAGTCGGGTCTGCCTTACTATCAGTACCTCGTAAAAAAATTCGGCAAACCCAAAGTGAAAGTAGTGCCTTACGCTGGCGGAGTGAGTAACTTTTTGAACGACAAGAATTTCTCTCAGCAGGGCTTCATCACAACAGAGCCTTTAAGCGCAGAAAAAGCCGGAGCTAAAGTAAAGACATTCTTAATTGCCGAAGAGGGTTTTAACCCCTATCTGGTGGTGATTGGCGCCACAGAAGAAACGCTTTCTAAAAAGCCAGAACTAGTTAAAAAGTTTGTCGCAGCTTCGCGTGAAGGTTGGATCGCCTATCTGAAAGATCCTAAAGAGACGAATAAACACATGGCTACACTGAACAAAGCCTTTGATTTGCAAACTTTCAATAAGGCGGCAGAAGTTCAAAAGCCTTTGATTGAAACAAAAGAAACCTTGGGCTCCATGAGTTCCACCCGCTGGAGCACCTTGGTTCAACAGTTAAAGGATCTAAAGCTGATTAAGTCTTCACCCAAAGCTGAAGACCTCTATACGAACTACTAA
- a CDS encoding ABC transporter permease: protein MKRFLPAVISFIVLTLLLELAVQIGLISDTLIPAPTSVLKTLQEIHEDLATAFKETLFNVLAGLALSILIGNLIAFVFSLSDLLKRAILPFAVFFQTVPIIAIAPLLVIYFGFGAPTVIASSFIVSLFPIIANTLMGLESASESQKDLFRIYHASRLQMLLKLRIPSAYSYIYSGLKISAGLSIIGAIAGEFVGGGGLGALIDSARTQQRVDIVFAALLLLSLMGLLFMGTLTAVHKLIVLRRPFASSSQE from the coding sequence ATGAAACGCTTTCTTCCTGCAGTGATAAGCTTCATTGTTCTTACTTTGCTTTTAGAACTAGCCGTTCAAATAGGTCTTATAAGTGATACTTTAATTCCTGCACCAACATCCGTCTTAAAAACACTTCAAGAAATACATGAGGACCTTGCGACGGCATTTAAAGAAACTCTTTTCAATGTTCTTGCTGGACTCGCCTTGAGTATCCTCATCGGCAACTTGATCGCGTTTGTATTCTCACTGTCAGATCTCTTAAAACGCGCCATTTTGCCGTTTGCCGTGTTTTTTCAAACTGTCCCGATTATCGCCATTGCTCCGTTATTGGTGATCTATTTCGGCTTTGGAGCGCCCACAGTAATCGCGTCTAGCTTTATCGTCTCGTTGTTTCCGATTATCGCAAATACACTGATGGGCCTAGAAAGTGCCAGTGAATCTCAAAAAGATCTCTTTCGGATTTATCATGCGTCTCGTTTGCAAATGCTTTTAAAACTTCGCATCCCTTCGGCCTACTCTTATATCTATTCTGGACTAAAGATCTCAGCCGGTCTTTCCATTATCGGAGCCATCGCGGGGGAGTTCGTCGGCGGTGGCGGCTTAGGTGCTTTGATTGATTCAGCACGCACACAGCAAAGAGTAGACATCGTCTTTGCGGCATTATTATTGTTATCACTCATGGGACTATTATTTATGGGCACACTAACAGCCGTACACAAACTCATCGTGTTGCGACGACCTTTTGCCTCTTCATCACAAGAATAA
- a CDS encoding ABC transporter ATP-binding protein: MSEGLGIEIKDLHKSFQKREVIQDLNLKIEPGSFVSLVGPSGCGKSTLLRLIAGLEKPTKGEVSLSPSGRNIFSFVFQEANLLPWRNVFENVALPFELSDDLKKVSADEKSNRVRAALKKVHLEDSENLFPHELSGGMKMRVSLARALVNQPRLLLMDEPFAALDENTRFEMQNQLLELWKKEKMTIVFVTHSLFESTYLSERIIMLKGPGAKKVVDQKVELPAHRTEELRTSEDLNHIVRSISARFKE, translated from the coding sequence ATGAGCGAGGGCTTGGGCATTGAAATCAAAGATCTTCATAAAAGCTTTCAAAAGCGTGAAGTCATTCAGGATCTGAATCTAAAGATTGAACCCGGCTCGTTTGTTTCACTCGTCGGTCCGTCAGGTTGCGGCAAGTCCACTCTTTTGAGATTGATCGCAGGTCTAGAAAAACCCACAAAAGGGGAGGTGAGCCTCTCCCCGTCTGGCAGAAATATTTTTAGTTTCGTTTTTCAAGAAGCCAACCTACTCCCCTGGCGCAATGTCTTTGAAAATGTCGCTCTGCCTTTTGAGCTCAGTGATGATTTAAAAAAAGTTTCTGCCGACGAAAAATCAAATCGCGTCCGTGCGGCACTTAAAAAAGTTCACCTGGAAGACAGCGAAAATCTTTTTCCCCATGAACTGTCTGGCGGAATGAAAATGCGTGTTTCGTTAGCGCGGGCTTTAGTCAACCAACCTCGACTTTTGTTAATGGACGAACCTTTCGCCGCCCTGGATGAAAACACGCGCTTTGAAATGCAAAATCAGCTTCTAGAATTGTGGAAGAAAGAAAAAATGACGATCGTGTTTGTGACTCATTCTTTGTTTGAATCCACTTATCTTTCTGAGCGAATTATTATGTTAAAAGGACCTGGTGCAAAAAAAGTCGTTGATCAAAAAGTGGAACTTCCCGCCCATCGCACGGAAGAGCTTCGCACATCTGAAGACTTAAACCATATTGTTAGAAGTATCTCGGCGAGGTTTAAAGAATGA
- a CDS encoding 2OG-Fe(II) oxygenase family protein, whose translation MIKTLFPTFVYYSPLAVKGQPKLLKELKDEAYKFAQIDEEGQAWSKKNYKGGYTSYGSLSQLHRYSSTFETLEKEINKHVRKFVKHLEMDIDPKELRMTSCWVNIMPTDVIHTMHIHPLSVISGTYYVQTPKNCSSIKFEDPRLDSFMASPPRKHNAKDHNQRHYSLAPQEGHVVLFESWLRHEVPKNDAHKERISISFNYDWV comes from the coding sequence ATGATCAAAACCCTGTTCCCGACATTCGTTTATTACTCCCCTTTGGCAGTGAAGGGGCAGCCAAAACTTCTTAAAGAACTTAAAGATGAAGCGTACAAGTTTGCCCAGATCGATGAAGAAGGACAGGCATGGTCAAAAAAGAATTATAAAGGAGGCTACACTTCTTATGGTTCTTTATCGCAACTGCATCGCTACTCTTCGACATTTGAAACGCTAGAAAAAGAAATCAACAAACATGTTCGTAAATTCGTAAAGCATCTAGAGATGGATATCGACCCCAAAGAGCTGAGAATGACTTCCTGCTGGGTGAATATCATGCCGACGGATGTGATTCACACCATGCACATTCATCCGCTTTCGGTGATCAGCGGAACTTATTATGTTCAAACACCGAAAAACTGTTCTTCCATCAAGTTTGAAGACCCACGCCTTGATTCTTTTATGGCGTCGCCCCCGCGCAAACACAATGCGAAAGACCATAACCAACGTCATTACTCTTTAGCACCTCAAGAAGGTCACGTGGTGTTGTTTGAAAGCTGGCTTCGTCATGAAGTGCCTAAGAACGATGCCCACAAAGAACGCATTAGCATCAGCTTTAATTACGACTGGGTGTAG